In Notamacropus eugenii isolate mMacEug1 chromosome 1, mMacEug1.pri_v2, whole genome shotgun sequence, one genomic interval encodes:
- the LOC140522893 gene encoding olfactory receptor 13D1-like, which translates to MENQNQTLINVLFLHGLAAHPIFHFVFFLMSLIMYIIILLGNSFLITIIILDTHLHTPMYFFLSNLSFLDICYTSSSVPLILANFLSDEKSISFVECGTQMFFSLALGSTECVLLTVMSYDRYVAICRPLRYPVIMNKELCGWMAASSWMTGMLNSLVQTVLAMGLPFCGNNVIDYLTCEILAVLKLACTDISLNVIIMVISNVILLVIPVLLIIISYGFILFTILRINSAEGRKKAFSTCSAHLTVVTMFYGTILFMYMKPKSKDSHATDEGIALFYAVVIPMLNPIIYSLRNKDVKSAVKKLTKSIFSQIA; encoded by the coding sequence atggaaaatcaaaACCAGACATTAATTAATGTACTTTTTCTTCATGGTCTTGCTGCCCACCCCAtctttcactttgttttctttctgatgTCCCTCATCATGTACATTATAATACTGCTGGGAAACAGTTTCCTCATTACAATCATCATCCTGGATACTCACCTACATacccccatgtacttcttcctcagTAACCTCTCCTTCCTGGACATCTGCTACACCTCTTCTTCTGTTCCACTGATACTTGCAAACTTCCTTTCAGATGAAAAATCCATTTCCTTTGTGGAATGTGGAACACAAATGTTCTTCTCTCTTGCCTTGGGGTCCACAGAGTGTGTGCTCCTCACTGTGATGTCTTATGACCGGTATGTAGCCATTTGTAGACCCTTGAGATACCCTGTCATCATGAACAAGGAGCTTTGTGGATGGATGGCCGCCAGTTCCTGGATGACAGGCATGCTAAATTCATTGGTGCAAACAGTCCTTGCTATGGGGTTGCCCTTTTGTGGGAACAATGTCATTGATTATCTCACATGTGAGATTCTGGCTGTGTTGAAACTAGCATGTACAGATATCTCCCTCAATGTAATCATTATGGTGATATCAAATGTCATCTTACTAGTTATTCCAGTGTTGCTAATAATCATCTCTTATGGCTTCATCCTCTTTACAATTCTGAGGATCAATTCtgcagaggggagaaaaaaagcctTTTCCACCTGTTCAGCACATCTGACTGTGGTGACTATGTTTTATGGGACCATTCTCTTCATGTACATGAAGCCCAAGTCCAAAGACTCCCATGCAACAGATGAGGGGATTGCCCTCTTCTATGCTGTGGTCATTCCCATGCTGAATCCCATCATTTATAGCCTGAGGAACAAAGATGTAAAATCTGCTGTGAAAAAACTAACCAAAAGTATCTTCTCACAGATAGCATGA
- the LOC140522904 gene encoding olfactory receptor 13D1-like produces the protein MEKGNYTVLKEVFLVGLSKYPGLQMLLYVLCLSMYLVILLGNSILLIISILDPRLHTPMYFFLGNLSFLDICYTSSLIPQMLKNFMSERKSISFIGCAVQMVISLALGSTECILLAVMAFDRYVAICNPLRYTIIMNKGLCLQMAAWTWILGFLNSLTQSVLALIMPFCGNMIDNLTCEILALFKLICGDISLNVFIITMGSIVFLVMPMLLILLSYIFILSTILRINSSEGRKKAFSTCSAHLTVVILFYGSALFMYMMPKSKDTKLFDEIFGLAYWVVTPMLNPIIYSLRNKEVKEGVKKVLIRNLVLRKM, from the coding sequence ATGGAAAAGGGGAATTATACAGTTTTGAAAGAGGTTTTTTTGGTGGGACTTTCTAAATATCCAGGCCTACAGATGCTTCTTTATGTGCTCTGCCTGTCAATGTACTTGGTGATTCTACTGGGAAACAGTATCCTTCTTATCATCAGCATCCTGGATCCCCGTCTCCACACtccaatgtatttttttcttgggaACCTTTCCTTTCTGGACATCTGCTACACATCCTCCTTAATCCCTCAAATGCTGAAAAATTTTATGTCTGAGAGAAAATCCATTTCTTTCATTGGATGTGCTGTGCAGATGGTTATTTCTCTTGCATTGGGGTCCACAGAGTGCATTCTCCTGGCAGTAATGGCTTTTGACCGGTATGTAGCCATCTGTAATCCTCTAAGGTATACCATCATCATGAACAAGGGACTCTGTTTACAAATGGCTGCTTGGACCTGGATACTAGGATTTCTGAACTCCCTGACACAATCTGTACTTGCCCTGATAATGCCTTTTTGTGGAAATATGATTGATAACCTTACCTGTGAAATCCTGGCCCTTTTCAAGCTTATCTGTGGAGATATCTCTCTCAATGTATTTATCATTACAATGGGAAGTATTGTTTTCTTAGTCATGCCTATGTTACTCATTTTATTATCCTATATCTTCATCCTCTCCACCATCCTGAGGATCAACTCTAGTGAAGGTAGGAAGAAAGCCTTTTCCACTTGTTCAGCCCACCTGACTGTGGTGATCTTGTTCtatggttctgctctcttcatgTACATGATGCCCAAGTCTAAGGATACTAAGCTTTTTGATGAAATCTTTGGGTTGGCTTACTGGGTGGTCACCCCAATGTTGAACCCCATCATCTACAGCCTGAGGAACAAGGAGGTAAAAGAGGGAGTGAAGAAAGTTCTAATTAGAAATCTGGTcttaagaaaaatgtga